A genomic stretch from Penicillium digitatum chromosome 4, complete sequence includes:
- a CDS encoding G2/M-specific cyclin NimE, whose product MPQARSLRTRGTMNENDENGPSTRVTRAKTAALSTEISAAGAKKPLQTKRTTSAATANGSQRPRAALGDVSNVNKADGAETKAGKKSVAVKAGLTSKATVQTGGVQKLSRTNSSRTGTRSALQPRDSNKKPASNANKRPSLKDTALQEDEPPRKKADLERKTRTIEKIVEEPAVKEPEISVKDALNHAVQDLDTEDLDDPSMAAEYVVEIFEYLKDLEIITLPNPDYIDHQPDLEWKMRGILVDWLIEVHTRFRLLPETLFLAVNIIDRFLSAEVVALDRLQLVGVTAMFIASKYEEVLSPHVANFSHVADETFSDKEILDAERHVLATLEYNMSFPNPMNFLRRISKADNYDIQTRTLGKYLVEISLLDHRFMGFPQSHISAAAMYLARLILERGPWDVNLAHYSGYTEEEIHPVFQLMVDYLRRPVSHEAFFKKYASKKFLKASILTRQWAKKYHHLYVDSSEQSSCAKDEQ is encoded by the exons ATGCCCCAG GCCCGCAGCCTTCGTACCAGAGGCACGATGAATGAGAATGATGAGAACGGTCCGTCAACGCGTGTGACGCGAGCCAAGACAGCTGCGCTCAGCACTGAGATCTCAGCCGCTGGAGCCAAGAAACCCTTGCAGACCAAGCGAACCACGTCAGCTGCCACTGCTAATGGATCCCAACGTCCCCGTGCTGCCCTCGGCGATGTCAGCAATGTCAACAAAGCGGATGGTGCTGAGACGAAGGCTGGAAAGAAATCTGTCGCTGTCAAGGCTGGTTTGACCTCAAAGGCAACTGTCCAGACAGGAGGTGTTCAGAAGCTGAGCCGCACCAACTCCTCACGAACTGGGACCCGCTCTGCCCTCCAACCCCGTGACTCTAACAAGAAGCCTGCTAGCAACGCCAACAAGCGCCCCTCGCTCAAGGATACAGCTCTCCAAGAGGATGAGCCTCCCCGCAAGAAGGCCGATCTTGAGCGAAAGACCCGAACTATCGAGAAGATCGTGGAAGAACCAGCGGTGAAGGAGCCGGAGATCAGTGTGAAGGATGCGTTGAATCACGCCGTGCAGGACCTGGATACTGAGGACTTGGATGATCCATCAATGGCCGCCGAATATGTGGTTGAGATCTTCGAATATCTCAAGGATCTTGAGATCATCACCCTTCCCAACCCTGATTACATCGACCATCAGCCCGATCTTGAATGGAAGATGCGTGGGATCCTTGTCGACTGGCTAATTGAAGTGCACACCCGTTTCCGTCTCCTTCCCGAAACCTTGTTCCTTGCTGTCAATATTATTGATCGCTTCCTATCAGCAGAAGTGGTTGCCCTCGATCGTCTCCAGCTAGTTGGTGTTACTGCCATGTTCATTGCATCCAAGTATGAAGAGGTCCTCTCTCCTCACGTCGCCAATTTCAGCCATGTCGCCGATGAGACTTTCTCGGACAAGGAGATTCTCGATGCCGAACGTCACGTCCTCGCCACACTCGAGTACAACATGAGCTTCCCTAACCCCATGAACTTCCTGAGACGCATCTCCAAGGCCGACAACTATGACATCCAAACCCGCACCCTGGGAAAGTACTTGGTGGAGATTAGTCTCCTGGATCACCGTTTCATGGGCTTCCCACAAAGCCACATTTCTGCTGCAGCGATGTACCTTGCACGTCTCATCCTCGAGCGTGGACCTTGG GATGTCAATCTCGCTCACTATTCTGGTTACACCGAAGAGGAGATCCATCCTGTCTTCCAGTTGATGGTTGACTACCTCCGCCGGCCTGTCTCCCACGAAGCCTTCTTTAAGAAATACGCCAGCAAGAAGTTCCTCAAGG CTTCTATCTTGACTCGCCAATGGGCCAAGAAGTATCACCACCTGTACGTCGACAGCTCTGAGCAGAGCAGTTGCGCCAAGGATGAACAGTAA
- a CDS encoding Histidine triad (HIT) protein: MDSTASSLCPFCNIASSYLPIPFNDPESNPVSTAPDSDPLSHVILSTERVLAFLDIMPLTRGHVIVAPRTHYKLLGAMGVQAGQEIGKWLPILSRVVTKTVFGDDPDRQWNVVQNNGERAAQVVPHVHFHIIPRPAQGVNQRTSFAMFGRGQREELDDDEGAALARELRIELAKEVERILRDEGVDLAADLVPKGSQRGKL, from the exons ATGGATTCCACTGCATCCTCACTGTGCCCGTTCTGCAATATCGCCTCCTCATATCTCCCAATCCCCTTCAACGACCCTGAGTCCAATCCAGTTTCTACCGCCCCAGATTCAGATCCATTGTCTCACGTTATCCTTTCCACCGAGCGTGTTCTCGCCTTCTTGGACATCATGCCGCTGACACGCGGCCATGTCATTGTGGCGCCAAGAACTCACTACAAGTTGCTAGGTGCCATGGGCGTTCAAGCAGGACAAGAG ATTGGGAAATGGCTTCCTATTCTCTCCAGGGTTGTGACGAAGACTGTATTCGGCGATGATCCCGATAGACAATGGAATGTTGTGCAGAACAATG GCGAAAGAGCAGCACAGGTAGTACCCCACGTCCATTTCCACATCATTCCGCGTCCTGCACAAGGGGTCAACCAAAGAACAAGCTTTGCTATGTTCGGCCGTGGGCAGAGAGAGGAGCTCGACGATGATGAGGGTGCAGCTCTAGCTCGTGAATTGAGAATTGAACTAGCCAAGGAAGTCGAACGGATTCTGAGGGACGAGGGTGTGGACTTGGCTGCAGATTTAGTGCCAAAAGGAAGCCAGCGGGGAAAGTTGTGA
- a CDS encoding tRNA guanosine-2'-O-methyltransferase, TRM11, with the protein MDYLVRFAQLHETFRRPELQACATLAGVDIEIIAYNEFSPYCIVRLPNEAAARAVAKRSILAKDIFELWGEGANYEELHADVRRRTQHRWNDYISVPFKFTIDYFAGTRSTVQKGEIIRSFSYMGFKGPIRLTNPDEEFFVMEEYIDDVEVSVLGTTRTENPRKIYLSRKIADSCREDVLKYDLKKRRYISTTSMDAELSLITANMALAAPGKLFFDPFVGTGSFIVAASHFGALTLGADIDGRSFRGKESGKLGIYENFDQYGIKSRFVDTFTSDLTNTPLRRTAVLDGIVCDPPYGVREGLRVLGNRRGKPAVNVIIDGIPAHLRPGFVPPKKPYGFEALQNDVLNFAVRSLVPNGRLSMWMPTTNDEKTEFPVPMHQNLEIISISVQNFNTWARRLITYRRLPEGELSDISQARKKIDDQGTSADDLNAFRRVHMLPGHGTRVEKDKKTSE; encoded by the exons ATGGATTATCTGGTTCGGTTCGCCCAACTCCATGAGACCTTCCGACGACCGGAACTCCAAGCCTGTGCCACACTCGCGGGTGTTGACATCGAAATCATCGCCTACAATGAATTT TCACCATACTGCATCGTAAGACTACCAAACGAAGCTGCAGCGCGGGCAGTTGCCAAGCGCAGTATTCTGGCCaaggatatctttgagcTATGGGGCGAAGGCGCCAACTATGAAGAACTACATGCAGATGTCCGTCGACGAACCCAGCATCGTTGGAATGACTACATTTCTGTCCCATTCAAATTCACGATTGACTACTTCGCCGGAACGCGTAGCACAGTTCAGAAGGGAGAGATCATTCGGTCCTTCTCATACATGGGGTTCAAAGGCCCAATCCGGCTAACAAACCCCGATGAGGAGTTTTTCGTGATGGAAGAGTACATCGACGACGTTGAAGTCTCTGTACTGGGCACGACGCGAACAGAAAATCCGCGGAAGATTTACCTCAGTCGTAAGATTGCCGATAGCTGCCGCGAGGACGTGCTCAAATACGACCTCAAGAAGCGTCGTTATATCAGCACGACTTCCATGGATGCAGAGTTGAGTCTCATCACGGCGAATATGGCTCTTGCAGCACCTGGAAAATTGTTTTTTGATCCGTTTGTCGGAACTGGAAGTTTCATTGTTGCTGCTTCGCATTTTGGGGCTCTGACTCTGGGCGCAGACATTGATGGCCGCAGCTTCCGGGGCAAAGAGAGCGGAAAATTGGGCATCTACGAGAATTTCGACCAATATGGGATCAAGAGCAGATTTGTTGATACGTTCACTTCCGATCTTACCAACACGCCACTGCGGAGAACCGCCGTCCTTGATGGTATTGTCTGCGACCCACCGTACGGTGTGCGTGAAGGGCTTCGGGTTCTGGGAAATCGCAGGGGAAAGCCTGCTGTCAATGTGATCATTGATGGTATTCCTGCTCATCT CCGGCCTGGTTTTGTTCCCCCCAAAAAGCCTTACGGCTTTGAGGCTCTGCAGAACGACGTTCTTAACTTCGCAGTTCGTTCCTTGGTTCCCAATGGCCGTTTGTCAATGTGGATGCCCACAACAAATGATGAGAAAACCGAGTTCCCTGTTCCCATGCATCAGAATCTGGAGATTATCAGTATCTCCGTTCAGAATTTCAACACTT GGGCTCGCCGACTTATAACCTACCGTCGTCTACCAGAGGGAGAATTGTCGGACATCTCACAGGCCCGGAAAAAGATTGACGACCAGGGTACTAGCGCGGATGATCTCAATGCGTTCCGACGAGTG CACATGCTCCCAGGTCACGGCACCAGGGTCGAGAAGGACAAAAAAACGTCCGAATAA
- a CDS encoding Histone deacetylase SIR2, putative: MDLEPAPKGEASVKTTVVEVEAVDAEEPYVMEDDAPDLALEISSDLESDSDGSDEWDTLSNCDEAIQFIRDDQIRDGLVPGACTLEEATAYRQRLHAIGKAAFVEETILRETVTAKKLCTAFGIVPPAFLDGAPDESYHSLLAVAISREFSRRPKLPQYNSIDDAVRLLRESQNIIVLTGAGISTSLGIPDFRSKDTGLYSKLMHLGLSDPQEVFDIHVFREDPNVFFSIAKDILPTEKKWSPTHAFIRLLQDKGKLLTNYTQNIDNIEANAGVLPEKIVQCHGSFATATCVKCGFNVPGDAIFDEIRAGNVPHCTACKKKIAEEEFKPQGIKRKRSSNGQQKDRKVSDDSLDEDDYEIPTPGVMKPDITFFGEDLPDEFGERLIHQDRDLADLVIVIGTSLKVAPVAEVPGILPRNVPQIYISRTPVSHTEFDIDLLGDCDVVVSELSRRAGWDLQHHMIPADEKVDITSVEGYDSRHVFKVVGA, encoded by the exons ATGGATTTGGAACCAGCCCCAAAAGGAGAGGCTTCAGTAAAGACCACCGTGGTCGAAGTGGAGGCTGTGGATGCGGAGGAACCGTACGTTATGGAGGACGACGCGCCGGACCTCGCCCTTGAGATCTCGTCGGATTTGGAGTCGGACAGCGATGGTTCCGATGAATGGGACACTCTGTCTAACTGCGATGAGGCAATCCAGTTCATACGCGATGACCAGATCCGCGACGGCCTCG TTCCCGGTGCCTGCACTCTAGAAGAGGCGACTGCATATCGACAGCGTCTACATGCGATTGGTAAGGCGGCGTTCGTGGAAGAAACCATCCTCCGCGAAACCGTCACGGCCAAAAAGCTATGCACGGCATTTGGAATCGTACCCCCGGCATTCCTCGATGGTGCGCCAGATGAGTCTTATCATTCTCTCCTAGCGGTCGCTATCTCGCGCGAGTTCTCTCGGAGGCCCAAGCTTCCCCAGTACAACTCCATCGACGATGCTGTTCGGCTCCTTCGCGAGTCTCAGAACATCATCGTTCTGACAGGCGCAGGC ATCTCGACAAGTTTGGGCATCCCCGATTTCCGTTCTAAAGATACTGGCCTCTACTCAAAACTGATGCACCTAGGCCTGAGCGACCCACAAGAAGTCTTCGACATCCATGTCTTCAGGGAGGACCCGAAcgttttcttttctattGCGAAGGATATTCTCCCGACGGAAAAGAAATGGTCGCCCACCCACGCGTTCATTCGGCTTCTACAAGATAAGGGGAAGCTACTGACCAACTACACGCAGAATATCGATAACATTGAAGCAAATGCCGGGGTGCTCCCGGAAAAGATTGTGCAATGTCATGGATCCTTTGCGACGGCCACCTGCGTGAAGTGTGGATTCAATGTCCCTGGCGACGCGATCTTCGATGAAATCAGGGCGGGAAACGTCCCCCACTGCACCGCCTGCAAGAAGAAAATTGCCGAAGAAGAATTCAAGCCGCAAGGAATTAAGCGCAAACGAAGTTCCAATGGTCAACAGAAAGACCGCAAGGTCTCTGACGACAGTTTGGATGAGGACGACTACGAAATCCCAACCCCTGGAGTAATGAAG CCTGATATCACCTTCTTTGGCGAGGATCTGCCCGATGAGTTTGGCGAACGTCTAATTCACCAAGACCGGGATTTAGCAGACCTGGTCATTGTGATCGGAACCTCGTTGAAGGTAGCCCCTGTGGCTGAAGTACCAGGCATTCTACCTCGCAACGTTCCACAGATCTACATCTCACGCACT CCGGTGTCACATACCGAGTTCGATATTGATCTCTTGGGTGACTGTGATGTGGTGGTATCAGAACTTTCTCGTCGGGCCGGTTGGGACCTTCAACATCATATGATACCAGCCGATGAGAAGGTGGACATTACCTCGGTGGAGGGGTATGACTCACGACATGTGTTCAAGGTAGTTGGTGCATAG
- a CDS encoding Tetratricopeptide-like helical has protein sequence MGKPRPQKKRSSKPRKKSVLGPGGSISKGNMAQDPSTLLDQATILLQTGRAEEALVVAQQALDLTAENTTAQLPAINLLGEINVELGDIDTARNCFLQAVQLDQNGSIPESQGGGAEKFLWLAQLSEQGGKDSVLWFEMGVASLRQTIQSLEGQTSPEQIAEITQKKAKMSNALCAVAETYMTDLSWEEDAEARCEALITEALLVTPEAPEVLQTLASIRISQLRIEDAQAALTRSMSFWKDLAPEDLKIPDFAVRISLARLLMEVNMEFEALEVLERLILEDDQSVEAWYLGGWCLFLLAEKQQAPKDVTADELAESPRHASLDASREWLKQSLKLYDFLQYEDDRLRDHALELVQEMNKEIGEDDESEAEGEGEGEDSDVEIEVDSDDEMADS, from the exons ATGGGAAAGCCCAGACCGCAAAAGAAGAGATCATCCAAGCCCCGCAAAAAGTCCGTACTCGGCCCTGGTGGCTCGATCTCGAAAGGCAACATGGCTCAAGATCCCTCAACGTTACTCGACCAAGCCACAATCCTCCTACAAACTGGTCGAGCCGAGGAGGCACTTGTGGTTGCACAGCAGGCTCTGGATTTGACCGCTGAAAACACCACTGCACAGCTCCCCGCTATTAACCTGCTTGGAGAAATCAACGTTGAACTAGGAGACATCGACACCGCGAGAAATTGCTTCCTTCAGGCGGTTCAACTCGATCAAAATGGCTCGATACCGGAATCCCAGGGCGGAGGTGCTGAGAAGTTCCTGTGGCTTGCACAATTGAGTGAGCAAGGTGGAAAGGACAGCGTCCTGTGGTTCGAGATGGGCGTGGCGTCACTTAGACAGACTATTCAGTCTCTTGAGGGGCAAACATCACCAGAGCAGATCGCAGAGATTACAcagaagaaggccaagaTGTCCAATGCACTCTGCGCCGTCGCTGAAACCTACATGACAGATCTTTC CTGGGAAGAGGATGCCGAAGCCCGGTGTGAAGCACTCATCACGGAAGCCCTTCTTGTCACACCCGAAGCCCCAGAGGTACTACAGACTCTCGCCTCCATCCGGATTTCACAACTGCGTATCGAAGATGCGCAAGCCGCGCTCACTCGCAGTATGAGCTTCTGGAAGGACCTGGCCCCAGAAGATCTCAAAATTCCCGATTTTGCGGTGCGCATCAGTCTTGCGCGACTCCTGATGGAAGTGAATATGGAGTTCGAGGCTCTGGAAGTCCTCGAGCGCTTGATTCTGGAGGATGATCAAAGTGTAGAGGCCTGGTACCTCGGAGGCTGGTGTCTCTTCCTGCTGGCAGAAAAGCAACAGGCACCTAAGGATGTGACTGCTGACGAGCTTGCCGAGTCCCCACGCCATGCATCACTAGATGCCAGTCGTGAATGGCTCAAGCAAAGCTTGAAACTTTACGATTTCCTTCAGTACGAGGATGACCGGCTCCGCGATCATGCCTTGGAGCTTGTACAGGAAATGAACAAGGAAATTggagaggatgatgagaGTGAAGCTGAAGGGGAGGGAGAAGGCGAGGATTCGGACGTAGAGATCGAAGTTGATTCGGATGATGAGATGGCTGATTCATAG
- a CDS encoding Ubiquitin-conjugating enzyme/RWD-like, giving the protein MGREDQIEEREVLDSIFPDEITDISETSYRVSITLDALEYDGDETEQPVICLEVAYPEEYPDVGPNLGISSPPNAVKHPRLDVQEDRELLMESLQSTIEENLGMPMVFTLVSALKESAEQLMIERADAIQAEMDQVAAKREEEENRKFHGTPVTVQSFLEWHAKFKKEMEDEELRVREEKESEDKKKKTTKEEKKLTGRQLWESGLAKGDYDEEEEDALPALEKLKVAA; this is encoded by the exons ATGGGTCGCGAAGACCAGATTGAGGAGCGTGAAGTGCTCGATTCAATCTTCCCTGATGAAATTACCG ACATATCCGAAACCTCGTACCGTGTATCCATAACTCTCGATGCCCTCGAATATGACGGTGATGAAACAGAACAACCTGTGATATGCCTGGAAGTCGCCTACCCGGAAGAATACCCCGATGTTGGCCCAAATCTCGGCATTTCCTCTCCACCCAATGCTGTGAAACATCCTCGGCTAGATGTCCAGGAGGACCGGGAATTGCTGATGGAGTCTCTTCAGTCAACCATCGAAGAGAACCTGGGAATGCCGATGGTATTTACACTGGTCAGCGCACTTAAGGAAAGCGCAGAGCAGCTTATGATCGAGCGAGCAGACGCGATTCAAGCTGAGATGGACCAAGTCGCTGCGAAgagagaggaggaagagaaccGGAAATTCCATGGCACACCAGTCACAGTTCAGTCATTCTTGGAGTGGCATGCCAAATTTAaaaaggagatggaggaCGAGGAGCTTCGGGTACGCGAAGAGAAAGAATCGgaggacaagaagaaaaagaccaCGAAAGAGGAGAAAAAGCTCACAGGCCGACAATTGTGGGAGAGTGGCTTGGCTAAGGGTGACtatgacgaggaagaagaagatgccTTGCCAGCTCTTGAGAAGCTTAAAGTGGCTGCATGA
- a CDS encoding Complex 1 LYR protein: MHKVLVPKYNGAHRFACLALYRALLRQCRPSAADTPWLGEIKPLVRQNFRKFKKLQSPSQTANALKAGYEALDILSSSHTNQHDAHRITTLIAQAKLQKDKYAELQRKIRPVTPPAKPLTAKKARKAKSIRFQEETNQRHPNATSVLNRPQPLGDKKRNVPVLVNARGLPFLRYKKPQPRNLSSVIRTKLGRRWKWIELRDRLKIELLFAKDEEEWDRVTNTREPSTWSEHPAKAIVDVNAKIGHFDMHARELADKMWKIVLAEKALAEEEASQKQPRQ; encoded by the exons ATGCATAAAGTGCTGGTGCCCAAGTATAATGGAGCTCACCGCTTTGCGT GTTTGGCACTTTATCGAGCGCTTCTCCGACAATGCCGTCCTTCAGCTGCAGACACTCCGTGGCTGGGTGAAATCAAACCCCTAGTCCGACAGAATTTCCGAAAATTTAAAAAATTACAAAGCCCGTCACAAACAGCAAATGCCTTGAAGGCAGGCTATGAG GCTCTAGATATCCTCTCTTCATCCCATACCAACCAGCATGATGCACACCGTATTACAACTCTCATAGCCCAAGCCAAGTTGCAGAAAGATAAATATGCTGAGTTGCAAAGGAAAATTCGGCCAGTTACGCCGCCTGCCAAACCCCTTACGGCCAAGAAAGCCCGAAAAGCAAAATCAATCCGCTTCCAAGAGGAAACAAACCAGCGGCATCCGAACGCCACCTCAGTCCTAAACCGACCCCAGCCGTTGGGCGACAAGAAGCGCAATGTCCCTGTGCTTGTCAATGCACGCGGGCTTCCGTTCTTGCGCTACAAAAAACCGCAGCCAAGAAACCTGAGCAGCGTGATACGAACAAAACTTGGACGTCGCTGGAAATGGATTGAACTTCGAGACAGGCTGAAGATAGAACTTCTTTTCGCCAAGGACGAAGAGGAGTGGGATCGTGTCACCAATACTAGGGAGCCATCCACTTGGTCTGAGCATCCTGCAAAAGCCATTGTCGATGTCAATGCAAAAATTGGACACTTCGACATGCATGCGAGGGAACTTGCAGACAAAATGTGGAAGATTGTCCTAGCTGAAAAGGCTTTggcggaagaagaagctagCCAAAAGCAGCCGAGGCAATGA
- a CDS encoding Ubiquitin-conjugating enzyme variant MMS2: MAAKVPRNFRLLEELEKGEKGLSADACSYGLADGEDMMMSNWNGTILGPPHSVHENRIYSVNIHCGPDYPDNPPTIQFVSRVNIPCVDPSSGKVDPTKLPTLAQWKRDNTMETVLIELRRYMALPQHKKLPQPPEGSTF, translated from the exons ATGGCTGCTAAGGTTCCAAGGAATTTTCGACTCCTGGAGGAGCTCGAGAAGGGCGAGAAGGGTCTGAGTGCTG ATGCCTGTTCATATGGACTTGCCGATGGGGAGGACATGATGATGAGCAACTGGAATGGAACTATTCTTGGTCCGCCCCAC AGCGTTCATGAGAACCGGATATACAGTGTGAACATTCACTGTGGACCTGACTACCCCGATAACCCGCCTACCATTCAATTCGTCTCTCGAGTCAACATTCCCTGTGTCGATCCCAGCTCTGGCAAG GTTGATCCGACAAAGCTTCCAACCCTGGCACAGTGGAAACGAGACAACACCATGGAGACAGTACTGATTGAGTTGAGAAG GTACATGGCCTTGCCCCAGCATAAGAAGCTGCCGCAGCCCCCGGAGGGCTCAACTTTCTAG